Within the Carassius auratus strain Wakin unplaced genomic scaffold, ASM336829v1 scaf_tig00015857, whole genome shotgun sequence genome, the region CTCCAGCATTGCTCCTACCTCCGTCTGCTCCACCATGGCTGCAGCCTGGGTCCCACCTGGCTCCTCTTGCTCCAAGTCCCTCATGTCTCCATCTTGGCTCCTCCATCCATGGTCTCCACTCTGAACTCcgttcttcatcctcctcttaGGGATCCATCATCTGCTTCCACCTGTATTGTCAGCCTGCCTTTCTACCATCCCATTGCCATCCCTTGTCACCCCTCTCCTTTGTGCTCCTCCTAAGACCCCCTCCGTACCAccctttgttttgtgttttgcgaGGTTGTGGCATCCGGTAGGGGGGCAATGTTACAGGCATGGATttgcagttgtgtttttgttcccACGTGTTCTCTGTCCTAGTTTTCCTTCTGTATCTGATTATGTCATTTGGTTCAGGTGTGACTTGTAATTACCATCATTTGCTCCACTACTTatggctgatttatacttctgcgtcggaCCTATGCCATAGCTACAGCATAGCCTGAAGTGCACCGCTCCAAACACTGGGCTGTGTGACTTCCCCCAActgtgctaaattattaaatgattgaaCAATCTGTGGTATAATTGACCTAGAGACTTCCAAATAATTCCAGGGGagatttgaacaaatcattttcagGGAGATTATTCAAATAAGTGTTAGAACTGTGAGAAATATAAGAAACGCACTGTCATGAGGCCTACGGTTAATTAGTTTCTTTCATTATCCTGTTTTCAAACGATAAGTTCTTACCTCTAAGCGTGATCTACAgattacacaaacacatgcaactcaagataaaaaataaataaaaataaaataaaaaaagctaaaaagttTTAATACACAGAATACCAGGTGTCTACCTATTGtcgtttatattttatagttttaacaaaacattatttcaatctgtatacatttttaatcaagcATTTTTATAATTGAAATCAAACGTGTTGCCAAGctcataaacaaaaagaaaacaatatatacagtatatactttttAGTTATACAGAAATTGTCCAGAAATGTTATACTTCAcacttaatattttgttaattgcttttaattgattatattttgaataaaacatctGCAAAGATTTGTAAAAGCCACCtttgtcattaaaataacattCAATCTCAGTGTATTAAAAGCAGTAGAAAATATGTTAGTTCATCTCTTTGGTCACTAGTTAGTAGCCTATAAGAAACGCAAGAAGTATATGGTCTGAGTGTCACCGACCAACCACAAAATTCCCCGCCTTATTAAGAGGGAAAAAATGTGCCTTAAATATCTTCGactttgacataatttttggaGAGCGTAAAAAGACATACAGTGTATTGTAAGTAAATCATTTTACTGGTATAGAGATCAAATCAGATGCTTTTCCAGTTCACTCGAAAAGTTGATTAGATTATAATGTGATAATTCTTCTTCCTTATTGTGTAAAACAAAGAAGTTAAAATCCTGTTATGATTCTGTGATCCAAATgttgtaatattaatgtaatattgtaaaatgttgtaCACTGTTCtaatttttcaaatttttcatTTAGCCATCAGATCATCATGTCATCAGGAAACATCAGCTTTGTTAAGGACTTTTTTATCGTTGGTTTTCCTGGGCTTCAGCCAGGATACTATGGTGCAGTGGCTGCTCTGCTGCTTTTTGCCTATGTGTGTATCTTAGTGGGGAATGGAAtatttatagcactttttacTCTAGAAAAACGCCTTCATAAACCTATGTATTATATCATCTTAAACCTGGTTGTAAGTGACTTATTATTCAGCACCACTACCTTACCAAAGATTATTTCTAGATACTGGTTCCAAGATGGTAGTATTTCATTCACTGGTTGCTTCATTCAGATGTATTTTGTGCACTATTTTGGTTCAGTCAGTTCTGTTATCCTGGCAATAATGGCCTTTGACAGGTACGTAGCCATATGTAATCCCCTAAGATATCCTAATATAGTCACAAAGTTGAACATTTTCTGTCTTTGTCTGGCTGCATGGGTGCTAACAAACACATGCCCTTTAATGATGGCAATAAGGGCTTACCCTCTGCCTTACTGTTCAGGAAACACAATTATACACTGTTACTGTGATCACATTTCTATCACATCACTTGCATGCATTAACAGGGCACTGTACGGAGTTCCAGCCTTTGCATTTGCTATGGTTGTGTTACTCGGTCCCCTGGCCTTCATAATTTTCTCTTACTGTGCCATCATTGTGGCAGTTTTGCATATATCGAGCACTCAAGGAAGGCTGAAGTCATTCTCCACCTGCAGTCCTCAGCTCATCATAATTGCTCTATATTTTCTAcccaggtgttttatttatttgtctagcATCATTGGTATCAACTTCAGCACTGATTTGCGATTAGTCATTATTATGATGTATAGTCTGTTTCCACCCATGATCAACCCCCTCATTTACTGTTTGAGGACAAAAGACGTGAAGGAAACCTTACTCAAAAAGATAAAAGTTTCAATGAATCCCCTATTTATTCCAACAAAGGTGAATGTATccactgtatgtgtgtaaatTCATATAGCAGTCATACATtagaagaaacaacaaaaacaaaatagtatTAGATGTAAACATACTAAATTAGTATAGTAACTGTGAGAAGACATACGATTTAATCAGTTTTAGccacaaaagtttatttttgtaatttttaaacaattacaaactTGCTATATTTCACCTAAACTATATttcaaaaaacaaagaaagaaaaaaactattaaatatgattaaaacaatATTGTATATGAAACATCTGTTCCCAGCGGAAACAACCTTTATAAGACAAGTCAATAGCTGTACTAAACTGATGTgtattttgtgttaaatgtgatgttAAGAACTACATGGTAATTTTTTGTCACTGTAATTTATGCCATTGTCTTTACAATTTACAAGTCAGATATCAACAAACTGAGACTGTTACTGTGATCATGTCTTCATCACAACACTGGCATGCACTGACAGATCACTATATAGTATTCCAGGCTTAATTCTTACTGCTCCATCTTCATACAGATTTTAGGTACCCAAGGAAGGGTGAAGAATTTCTCCACTTACAGTAAGGGCTTTCTAGGCCAAcataaacacacctgaagcagctaatcaaggtcATCAGGATCAGTAGAAACCTTTGTGTGCTAGATGTAAACTGTTCAACCAAGTCACTCTCCAGGAGCCACTTTACACACCATTAGGGTCCCCAAAGATGTAAATATCCATAATACAGAGAAAATTATAACCATACTCGTATTGGTCACAATAGAATGATTCCTTAATGGCAATCAAATTGCAATGAAGTGATCTTATGCAAGTTCAACAAGAATGACACTTTTGAATAGAActgaaacaaaaaacatgttttccaaAGAAGCACTTTAGGAGATGTACCACGAGTCAAACAGAAAATGCTTCATATTGGGAATCAGTGCATTATATTGTATGTAATATTTACAATAGTGTATTCCCACAAatacaaacagacacaaacacttaGCTAAGTGATTTTTGTTTGACACAAATAAAGCAAAGACAGAATCACAACCCTTTTATGTATCGATGGATATTCATTTCAATTCTGGTGCTTaaactttaatgtgttttttctgaTTATCCCTTccttattatttgatttgatttcgacagccagcataaaaaaaatattggaaatattggaaaataataataagagtaaAGTAAGTGTATCCAAACGTTTGACTGATATAAACAGTTTAACTATGTATTTGTAGGCCTTAGTGGTAAATAACGGATGGAAATTTAAAGGAATTGTGTGTACTACTTTGTCTCCGTCACCCTTTTTAAGATATGTTTGGGATGTACAACAGATAAGCAGGTTATCTGTGTTACTTAGATGCCTTTTGACACCCAAGTTTGTGGTGGGCCTTTTTTAAATTCTATTCTGTCTATtctgaaatttaaaaaattaaaatattactaaaaaaacaGTGAACTCTTATAGCCACAATAGGAGTGCAGAAATGACACAGTCATTCAATAGATGGTTCTTGAT harbors:
- the LOC113074947 gene encoding olfactory receptor 2AT4-like; translation: MSSGNISFVKDFFIVGFPGLQPGYYGAVAALLLFAYVCILVGNGIFIALFTLEKRLHKPMYYIILNLVVSDLLFSTTTLPKIISRYWFQDGSISFTGCFIQMYFVHYFGSVSSVILAIMAFDRYVAICNPLRYPNIVTKLNIFCLCLAAWVLTNTCPLMMAIRAYPLPYCSGNTIIHCYCDHISITSLACINRALYGVPAFAFAMVVLLGPLAFIIFSYCAIIVAVLHISSTQGRLKSFSTCSPQLIIIALYFLPRCFIYLSSIIGINFSTDLRLVIIMMYSLFPPMINPLIYCLRTKDVKETLLKKIKVSMNPLFIPTKVNVSTVCV